A genomic segment from Sulfitobacter mediterraneus encodes:
- a CDS encoding pyridoxal phosphate-dependent aminotransferase, with amino-acid sequence MRISTRSAVDPFIVMDVMQAASAAEAAGRHIIHMEVGQPGTGAPKGATAALAKAMDDGPLGYTVALGLPALRARIARMYGEWYNVDLDPSRVVITPGSSGGFILAFTALFDTHDKVGIGAPGYPSYRQILRALDLDPVDLPAQLENRYQPVPADFADMDLAGLLVASPANPTGTMLDRPAMGALIDACAAQNASFISDEIYHGVEYEKKAVTALELTDDCYVINSFSKYFSMTGWRIGWMVVPEDHVRVVERIAQNMFICAPHASQIAALAAMDCDDELQANMDVYRANRALMLDGLKDAGFTKFAPPDGAFYVYADVSDLTQDSRAFAAEILDQAGVAVTPGLDFDPLRGATTLRFSYARSTGDIREGLARLKAFMQGRT; translated from the coding sequence ATGCGCATATCAACCCGGTCCGCCGTCGATCCCTTTATTGTGATGGACGTGATGCAAGCCGCCAGCGCGGCCGAGGCCGCAGGGCGCCACATTATCCACATGGAAGTCGGCCAGCCGGGCACCGGGGCGCCCAAAGGCGCAACCGCAGCCCTTGCAAAGGCGATGGATGACGGGCCGCTGGGCTATACCGTGGCGCTTGGCCTGCCGGCTTTGCGGGCGCGGATCGCGCGGATGTATGGCGAATGGTATAACGTTGACCTTGATCCGTCGCGGGTGGTGATCACACCGGGGTCTTCGGGTGGGTTCATTCTGGCCTTTACCGCACTATTTGACACCCATGACAAGGTTGGCATCGGCGCACCGGGCTATCCAAGCTATCGCCAGATTTTGCGGGCGCTGGATCTCGATCCCGTTGATTTGCCTGCACAACTTGAAAACCGCTATCAACCGGTGCCAGCCGATTTTGCCGATATGGACCTTGCCGGTCTGCTGGTGGCATCCCCTGCCAACCCAACCGGCACCATGCTCGACAGGCCCGCGATGGGCGCCTTGATCGACGCCTGCGCCGCGCAGAACGCATCATTCATCTCGGACGAGATTTATCATGGTGTGGAATACGAGAAAAAGGCCGTCACCGCGCTGGAACTGACGGATGATTGCTACGTGATCAATTCGTTCTCCAAGTATTTCTCCATGACCGGCTGGCGCATCGGCTGGATGGTGGTGCCAGAGGATCATGTGCGGGTGGTGGAACGGATCGCCCAGAACATGTTTATTTGCGCCCCGCACGCCAGCCAGATCGCAGCACTGGCGGCGATGGATTGTGATGACGAGTTGCAGGCCAATATGGACGTCTACCGCGCCAATCGTGCCTTGATGCTGGACGGATTGAAGGACGCTGGTTTCACCAAGTTTGCCCCGCCTGATGGTGCATTCTACGTCTATGCCGATGTTTCCGACCTGACGCAGGACAGCCGCGCCTTTGCGGCGGAAATTCTGGATCAGGCGGGTGTGGCGGTGACACCGGGGCTGGATTTTGACCCACTCCGCGGTGCAACAACCCTGCGGTTTTCCTACGCCCGCAGCACCGGGGACATCCGCGAGGGTCTGGCGCGGCTCAAAGCATTTATGCAAGGGCGCACATAG
- a CDS encoding N-acetylmuramoyl-L-alanine amidase, producing the protein MQAILKLLAVILVTAQGALAQDLSALARVNPEQSKVEEGWFGKTTLTLGLSQGVPFRVFLLNDPARLVVDFREVDWTGLNADSLLPEPGAISEIRFGTFQPGWSRLVADLAEPMIPDQIGMPVDENSGTAQLEIVLKDVTPDAFAEAAGVPIDPSWTMSLSPKKPITKRDDGRFVVALDPGHGGIDPGAQTDGVDEKDLMLRFALSLSEVLQRSGVDVVLTRSEDVFVALETRVAIAHQAQADLFISLHADSLTQGGAKGATIYTLSEEASDAATAHLAARHNRSDIIAGVDLTGSDDQVAGILLDLARQETEPRSAALARILAEGMAQAGGPMNRRPLRNAGFSVLKSADIPSVLVEIGFLSSKRDLNNLRDPIWRAVMVNAMADAILAWRDQDEARKPLIRQ; encoded by the coding sequence ATGCAGGCGATACTCAAGCTATTGGCAGTGATCTTGGTCACAGCACAGGGGGCTTTGGCCCAAGACCTGTCTGCATTGGCACGGGTCAATCCAGAGCAAAGCAAGGTTGAAGAGGGCTGGTTTGGCAAGACCACGCTGACCCTCGGCCTCAGCCAAGGTGTGCCGTTTCGGGTGTTTCTTCTGAATGATCCGGCGCGGCTTGTTGTCGATTTTCGTGAGGTCGATTGGACCGGCCTGAACGCCGATAGTCTGCTTCCCGAACCGGGGGCAATTTCGGAGATCCGCTTTGGAACGTTTCAACCCGGCTGGTCGAGGCTTGTGGCTGATCTGGCCGAGCCGATGATCCCCGATCAGATCGGCATGCCGGTAGACGAGAACAGCGGCACCGCGCAGCTTGAAATCGTTCTGAAAGACGTAACCCCAGACGCCTTTGCCGAGGCCGCAGGGGTGCCGATTGATCCATCCTGGACGATGTCGCTGTCCCCCAAAAAGCCGATAACAAAACGCGATGATGGCCGTTTTGTTGTGGCGCTGGACCCCGGTCACGGCGGCATTGATCCGGGCGCACAAACGGACGGGGTGGACGAAAAAGACCTCATGCTGCGTTTTGCCCTGTCGCTGAGCGAAGTGTTGCAGCGCAGCGGAGTGGACGTGGTGTTGACCCGGTCCGAAGATGTATTCGTGGCGCTGGAAACCCGCGTGGCGATTGCCCATCAGGCACAGGCTGACTTGTTTATTTCGCTGCACGCGGACAGCCTGACCCAGGGCGGGGCCAAGGGCGCGACGATCTATACCCTGTCGGAAGAGGCCAGCGATGCGGCGACCGCCCATCTTGCCGCACGGCACAACCGGTCTGATATCATTGCAGGCGTTGATCTGACCGGATCAGACGATCAGGTGGCGGGTATTCTGCTGGATCTGGCGCGGCAGGAGACAGAGCCGCGCTCTGCCGCATTGGCAAGAATCCTGGCTGAAGGCATGGCGCAGGCCGGCGGCCCGATGAACCGCCGCCCGCTGCGCAACGCCGGTTTTTCAGTGCTCAAATCCGCAGATATTCCGTCGGTTCTGGTCGAGATCGGCTTTCTCAGTTCCAAGCGGGATCTCAACAATCTGCGTGATCCGATCTGGCGTGCGGTCATGGTCAATGCGATGGCAGATGCGATATTGGCGTGGCGCGATCAGGACGAAGCCCGCAAGCCTCTGATACGGCAATAA
- a CDS encoding penicillin-binding protein 1A: protein MFRFILSFFGGIFTAITMSLAMVALSIGAVFWMYGRDLPSHESLAQYTPPTISRIYSGQGRLIDEFAKERRLFAPADTIPDLIKQAFISAEDKNFYQHEGYDLRGIAAAAIDAVRSRGRDVRGASTITQQVMKNFLLSGDRRAERKIKEIILAARLEETLPKEKILELYLNEIFLGQNSYGVAAASQTYFNKTLGELAPHEAAFLASLPKAPSDFHPVRRKERLLSRRNFVLREMFENGYISKAEYEAEKALPLRSVQNGDFESFKAELPPRDYFTDEIRRQLSENFGEGEFFTGGLTVRATIDNEMQPIAANALRLQLEQYDRGRGIWRGTGETLPAEALETEEKWRAALAELRVPRDIDLEDQWYPAVVLEIGENDARIGIEGVEDDTDGHWIPAKDVQWARKRLDDGTLAKKARVAGDLLSVGDVVLVRRMTADDDGSFIRWTLRQVPQVQGGFVAMDADTGRVIAMQGGFSYQSSVFNRATQARRQPGSSFKPFVYASALDSGYSPATIVVDAPIEIDTPQGVWRPKNASHKFYGPTPLRTGIEQSRNLMTIRLAQEVGMDVVGSYAERFGVYDDLSPVLANALGSQETTLFQMVSAYAMFANGGERVQPTLVDRVQDRYGRTVYQHDQRLCNDCKQVSLAPGQAPRVISNRERVMDPVTAYQLTSMMRGVVERGTARKAINLPVPIAGKTGTTNDEKDAWFVGFSSNIVAGCYIGFDTPRAMGRGSGGGALCAPVFQRFMSQAIKKYGGGDFKVPENCVFINIDRFTGARLSDGASGNNVVSECFRDGEEPIFGITFDGGFAMGGDLPLVEELGGGGRQVTTSTGKKAVVGPKATFGTLSSGGLY from the coding sequence GTGTTCCGTTTCATCCTGTCTTTCTTTGGCGGTATTTTTACCGCGATCACCATGAGCCTTGCTATGGTTGCGCTGTCCATCGGGGCGGTGTTCTGGATGTACGGGCGTGATCTGCCCAGCCACGAAAGCCTTGCACAATATACCCCGCCAACGATCAGCCGGATCTATTCGGGGCAGGGGCGTTTGATTGACGAATTTGCCAAGGAACGGCGGCTGTTTGCCCCGGCCGACACCATCCCGGACCTGATCAAACAGGCGTTTATCTCGGCCGAGGACAAGAATTTTTACCAGCACGAAGGCTACGATCTGCGCGGTATTGCGGCGGCGGCGATTGATGCGGTGCGCTCGCGCGGGCGCGATGTGCGCGGGGCCTCGACTATCACCCAACAGGTGATGAAAAACTTCCTGTTGTCCGGCGATCGCCGAGCGGAGCGCAAGATCAAGGAAATCATCCTTGCCGCCCGTCTGGAAGAAACCCTGCCCAAGGAAAAGATCCTTGAGCTTTACCTGAACGAGATTTTTCTGGGGCAGAACTCCTATGGTGTGGCCGCGGCCAGCCAGACCTATTTCAACAAGACATTGGGCGAACTGGCCCCCCATGAGGCGGCGTTTCTCGCCTCCTTGCCCAAGGCACCGTCGGATTTTCACCCCGTCCGTCGTAAAGAGCGCCTGCTGTCGCGCCGTAACTTTGTGCTGCGGGAGATGTTCGAGAACGGATATATTTCTAAGGCCGAATATGAAGCCGAAAAAGCCTTGCCGCTGCGGTCCGTCCAAAATGGTGACTTCGAAAGCTTCAAGGCTGAACTGCCGCCCCGCGACTATTTCACCGATGAAATTCGCCGCCAGCTGTCTGAGAACTTTGGCGAAGGTGAATTTTTCACCGGTGGTCTGACCGTGCGTGCGACCATCGACAACGAGATGCAGCCGATCGCGGCCAACGCCTTGCGCCTGCAGTTGGAACAATACGACCGTGGCCGCGGCATCTGGCGCGGGACGGGCGAAACCCTTCCGGCCGAGGCACTTGAAACCGAAGAAAAGTGGCGTGCCGCATTGGCCGAGCTGCGCGTGCCCCGCGATATCGATCTGGAAGATCAATGGTATCCTGCCGTTGTCCTTGAGATTGGCGAAAATGACGCCCGCATTGGCATCGAAGGCGTTGAAGATGACACAGATGGCCATTGGATTCCCGCCAAGGATGTCCAATGGGCCCGCAAACGGCTCGATGATGGCACATTGGCGAAAAAGGCCCGTGTTGCCGGTGATTTGCTGAGCGTTGGAGACGTGGTTCTGGTGCGCCGGATGACCGCGGATGACGATGGCAGCTTTATCCGCTGGACGCTGCGTCAGGTGCCACAGGTGCAGGGCGGTTTTGTCGCCATGGACGCGGACACCGGGCGCGTGATCGCAATGCAGGGCGGCTTTTCCTATCAGTCTTCGGTGTTCAACCGGGCCACGCAAGCCCGCCGCCAGCCCGGCTCAAGCTTCAAACCCTTTGTCTATGCCTCCGCGCTCGACAGTGGCTATAGCCCGGCCACCATCGTTGTGGATGCGCCGATTGAGATTGACACCCCACAGGGGGTTTGGCGGCCCAAGAACGCCTCGCATAAATTTTACGGACCAACGCCCCTGCGCACCGGCATCGAACAATCGCGGAACCTGATGACCATCCGACTGGCCCAGGAGGTCGGCATGGATGTGGTGGGCAGCTATGCCGAACGATTTGGCGTCTATGATGACCTCTCGCCGGTGCTGGCCAATGCGCTGGGATCGCAGGAAACCACGCTATTCCAGATGGTCTCGGCCTATGCGATGTTTGCCAATGGCGGCGAACGGGTGCAGCCCACGCTGGTGGACCGGGTTCAGGACCGCTACGGGCGCACTGTCTACCAGCATGACCAACGCCTGTGTAACGATTGCAAACAGGTCAGTCTGGCACCGGGGCAGGCACCGAGGGTGATCTCAAACCGCGAACGGGTGATGGACCCGGTGACAGCCTATCAGCTGACCTCGATGATGCGCGGCGTTGTCGAACGGGGCACCGCACGCAAGGCGATCAACCTGCCAGTGCCCATCGCAGGCAAGACCGGCACAACCAATGATGAAAAGGACGCCTGGTTTGTCGGCTTTTCCTCCAACATCGTGGCGGGATGTTACATCGGCTTTGACACGCCGCGTGCCATGGGCCGCGGGTCCGGGGGCGGGGCGCTTTGCGCGCCGGTGTTCCAACGCTTTATGTCTCAGGCCATCAAGAAATACGGCGGCGGCGATTTCAAAGTCCCCGAAAACTGTGTGTTCATCAACATCGACCGCTTTACCGGTGCACGGCTCAGCGATGGGGCATCGGGGAACAATGTTGTCTCTGAATGTTTCCGCGATGGCGAAGAGCCGATCTTTGGCATCACCTTCGATGGTGGCTTTGCCATGGGCGGTGATTTGCCATTGGTCGAGGAACTGGGCGGCGGCGGGCGTCAGGTGACCACCTCAACCGGCAAGAAGGCCGTGGTCGGCCCCAAGGCCACCTTTGGGACATTGTCCTCGGGCGGTCTTTATTAA
- the prfB gene encoding peptide chain release factor 2 translates to MRAEAQNTADQIGKSLELLAQRLNVETAQHRLEEFNARVEDPNLWDDPDAAQKLMRDRQMLVDAIDTYEGIKQELADNIELIELGEMEEDDEVVADAEAALKALAEKAAQKELEALLDGEADGNDTFLEINSGAGGTESCDWASMLARMYVRWAEKKGYKVELQSESAGEEAGIKSATYKISGPNAYGWLKSESGVHRLVRISPFDSAAKRHTSFTSVGVYPVVDDNIEIEVNPADIRIDTYRSSGAGGQHVNTTDSAVRITHAPTGIVVTSSEKSQHQNRDIAMKALKSRLYQMELDRRNAAVNEMHENKGDAGWGNQIRSYVLQPYQMVKDLRTNYETSDTKGVLDGDLDGLMGATLALAVSGKSRAEAQGD, encoded by the coding sequence ATGCGCGCAGAAGCACAGAATACGGCAGATCAGATCGGGAAATCCCTGGAACTGCTGGCGCAGCGTTTGAACGTTGAAACCGCCCAGCACCGGCTGGAGGAATTTAACGCACGCGTCGAGGATCCGAACCTGTGGGACGATCCGGATGCGGCGCAAAAACTGATGCGTGACAGGCAGATGCTGGTGGATGCCATCGACACCTATGAGGGCATCAAGCAAGAGCTGGCCGATAACATCGAGCTGATCGAACTGGGCGAGATGGAAGAGGATGACGAGGTTGTCGCCGATGCCGAAGCGGCACTGAAGGCGCTGGCCGAAAAGGCCGCCCAGAAAGAGCTTGAAGCCTTGCTGGACGGCGAGGCCGACGGCAATGATACTTTCCTTGAAATCAACTCCGGCGCGGGCGGCACCGAAAGCTGTGACTGGGCCAGCATGCTGGCGCGGATGTATGTCCGCTGGGCCGAGAAAAAGGGTTATAAGGTTGAGCTGCAGTCCGAAAGCGCGGGCGAAGAGGCGGGGATCAAATCCGCGACCTACAAGATCAGCGGACCGAACGCCTATGGCTGGCTGAAGTCCGAAAGCGGGGTACACCGGTTGGTACGGATCAGCCCGTTTGACTCCGCTGCCAAACGTCACACCTCCTTTACCTCTGTCGGGGTTTATCCGGTGGTCGATGACAACATCGAGATCGAAGTAAACCCCGCAGACATCCGCATTGATACCTACCGGTCGTCGGGTGCGGGCGGCCAGCACGTGAACACCACTGATTCCGCCGTGCGGATCACCCACGCGCCCACCGGTATCGTGGTAACTTCCTCGGAAAAGTCCCAGCACCAGAACCGCGATATCGCGATGAAAGCACTGAAAAGCCGCCTCTATCAGATGGAGCTGGACCGCCGGAATGCCGCGGTGAACGAGATGCATGAAAACAAGGGCGATGCGGGCTGGGGCAATCAGATCCGGTCTTACGTGTTGCAGCCCTATCAAATGGTCAAAGACCTGCGCACCAACTACGAGACCTCCGACACAAAGGGGGTGTTGGACGGTGATCTGGACGGGCTGATGGGGGCGACACTGGCACTGGCCGTAAGCGGCAAAAGCCGGGCCGAAGCGCAGGGCGACTGA
- a CDS encoding amidase: protein MDILELGALELSSALERRDVSAREVMQATLDRIAAVNGTVNAIVSLRDSDQLLAEAEAADAAPRGGWMHGMPIAIKDLANAAGFPTSQGSPIFAGQMAVQDDLPVARIRAAGAIVIGKTNTPEFGLGSHTYNPVHGATTNPYDPARSSGGSSGGAAAALATRTLAVADGSDMMGSLRNPAGWNNVYGMRPGWGSVPGEPAGDVFLHQLATAGPMARSPADLAALLDTMAGADPRLPLSQDQAATLPQMAEALPPQRIAWLGDWDGALPFEDGLLDLSAEAVAQLGNLGHEITPLAAPFNANAIWDSWITLRSFAVAGGARALHENPDTRAMLKPAAIWEIERGMGLSAMQVQQASELRSDWFRAAVALFDSFDVLVLPSAQIWPFDVTLDYPREIAGITMDTYHRWMQVVIPASLLGLPVVNIPAGFGQNGLPAGLQLIGPRGSDARLLQLAQQWHEATRWPQQRPPAI from the coding sequence ATGGATATTTTGGAACTGGGTGCGCTGGAGCTGTCTTCTGCGCTTGAGCGGCGTGATGTATCGGCGCGTGAGGTGATGCAGGCCACGCTTGATCGTATTGCGGCTGTGAACGGGACGGTGAATGCCATCGTATCGCTGCGCGATTCTGATCAGCTGCTGGCGGAGGCAGAAGCGGCGGATGCTGCGCCGCGGGGCGGCTGGATGCATGGTATGCCGATTGCAATCAAGGATCTGGCCAATGCGGCGGGATTTCCGACCTCGCAGGGTTCGCCCATTTTTGCCGGGCAGATGGCCGTGCAGGATGATCTTCCGGTGGCGCGGATCAGGGCGGCAGGTGCGATTGTGATTGGTAAAACCAACACGCCCGAGTTCGGTCTTGGCTCGCACACCTACAATCCGGTGCATGGCGCCACCACCAACCCTTATGATCCGGCGCGGTCCTCTGGCGGATCGTCGGGCGGTGCGGCGGCGGCACTGGCCACCCGCACGTTGGCCGTTGCGGATGGGTCAGACATGATGGGATCGCTGCGCAATCCGGCGGGGTGGAACAACGTATATGGCATGCGCCCCGGTTGGGGCAGTGTGCCGGGGGAGCCGGCGGGCGATGTTTTCCTGCACCAGTTGGCGACCGCAGGACCAATGGCGCGCAGCCCTGCGGATCTCGCGGCCTTGCTGGACACGATGGCGGGGGCTGATCCCCGCCTGCCGCTGAGCCAGGATCAGGCCGCGACCCTGCCACAGATGGCCGAAGCCCTGCCGCCGCAGCGGATTGCATGGCTTGGCGATTGGGACGGGGCGCTGCCCTTCGAGGACGGACTCCTGGACCTCAGTGCAGAAGCAGTGGCACAGCTGGGCAATCTGGGCCACGAGATCACGCCACTGGCCGCGCCGTTCAACGCCAATGCGATCTGGGACAGCTGGATCACCCTGCGGTCCTTTGCGGTGGCAGGCGGGGCGCGGGCGCTTCATGAAAACCCCGACACCCGCGCCATGCTCAAACCCGCCGCAATCTGGGAGATCGAGCGCGGAATGGGCCTGAGCGCGATGCAGGTGCAACAGGCCAGTGAGCTGCGATCTGACTGGTTCCGCGCAGCAGTCGCGCTTTTTGACAGTTTCGATGTGCTGGTCCTGCCCTCGGCGCAAATCTGGCCGTTTGACGTGACGCTGGACTACCCCAGAGAGATCGCAGGCATCACGATGGACACTTACCACCGCTGGATGCAGGTGGTGATCCCGGCCAGCTTGCTGGGCCTGCCTGTGGTCAATATTCCTGCCGGATTTGGACAGAATGGCTTGCCAGCCGGGCTGCAACTGATCGGGCCAAGGGGGAGCGACGCAAGGCTTTTGCAGCTGGCGCAGCAGTGGCATGAGGCAACCCGTTGGCCACAGCAACGCCCGCCCGCTATCTAA
- a CDS encoding aromatic ring-hydroxylating oxygenase subunit alpha: MDHPTTDLSNVRRPIETANGLPNGHYIDAGIFAEEKQAVLFDNWAGLAVAADVPEVGDALPVTFLNMPLLVVRDKQGHVRVFQNTCRHRGMILVEEPRKIEGAIRCPYHSWCYSTDGRLVSTPHVGGPGQNTHDGIDRALLGLIEIRSHIWMDVIFINVSGTAPAFENAHSDLLARWSEFDKPLFHGGADSAFQLEVNCNWKLAVENYCESYHLPWVHPGLNSYSRLEDHYHIEAQGRFSGQGTLVYRQLTGEDGKTFPDFENLSDKWDTAAEYITVYPNVLLGVHRDHTFAIVLVPEGPEKTVENIHLYYSAAQTDPDLRARNTEQWKQVFAEDVFVVEGMQRGRHGPGFDGGRFSPAMDGPTHMFHDWVASQLERHRAAPQAAE, translated from the coding sequence ATGGACCATCCGACCACCGATCTGAGTAATGTGCGCCGTCCCATTGAAACGGCCAATGGCCTGCCCAATGGCCACTATATCGATGCCGGTATCTTTGCAGAAGAAAAGCAGGCTGTGCTCTTCGACAATTGGGCAGGTCTTGCGGTCGCCGCCGATGTGCCCGAGGTCGGCGATGCCCTGCCCGTCACCTTCCTGAACATGCCTTTGCTGGTTGTACGCGACAAACAGGGCCATGTGCGCGTGTTCCAGAACACCTGTCGCCATCGGGGCATGATCCTTGTGGAAGAGCCGCGCAAGATCGAAGGGGCCATCCGCTGCCCCTATCACAGTTGGTGCTATTCCACCGATGGCCGTCTGGTCAGCACCCCGCATGTGGGTGGACCGGGGCAAAATACCCACGACGGTATTGATCGCGCCCTGCTGGGCCTGATCGAGATCCGCAGTCACATCTGGATGGATGTCATTTTCATCAATGTCTCCGGCACCGCCCCGGCGTTTGAGAATGCCCACAGCGATCTGCTGGCGCGGTGGTCGGAATTTGACAAGCCGCTCTTTCATGGCGGCGCAGACAGCGCGTTTCAACTTGAGGTCAACTGCAACTGGAAACTGGCCGTCGAAAACTACTGTGAAAGCTATCACCTGCCTTGGGTGCATCCGGGGCTCAACAGCTATTCCCGGCTTGAAGATCATTACCACATCGAGGCGCAGGGGCGGTTTTCTGGTCAGGGCACCCTGGTCTATCGCCAGTTGACGGGCGAGGACGGAAAAACCTTCCCCGACTTTGAAAATCTGTCAGATAAATGGGACACGGCCGCAGAATACATCACCGTCTACCCAAACGTGCTGCTGGGCGTCCACCGAGACCATACCTTTGCTATCGTGCTGGTGCCCGAGGGGCCTGAAAAAACGGTCGAGAACATTCATCTTTACTACTCTGCCGCCCAGACCGACCCCGATTTGCGGGCCCGCAACACCGAGCAATGGAAACAGGTCTTTGCCGAGGATGTCTTTGTCGTTGAAGGCATGCAACGCGGGCGGCACGGGCCCGGCTTTGATGGTGGGCGGTTCTCTCCGGCAATGGACGGCCCGACCCATATGTTCCACGATTGGGTCGCCAGCCAGCTTGAGCGGCACCGCGCCGCGCCGCAAGCGGCGGAATGA
- a CDS encoding helix-turn-helix domain-containing protein: protein MRTIFGRNLRHLAENFPSIADLTRQLGINRTQFNRYLAGESFPRPDVLDRICRFFEIDARILLEPVEEIRLSQERSANGVLTDFLGLQSSTVSEDLFPSGFYRFARRSFINPDDFVTGLLHISRQGSQTSLRGYETTAAMRTQDLPTHPRTRVFGGLVFRQENGIAIFAARRNAMTSSFNYLTRVASFENNFWVGYVTRTVGEDAIGTRATRLVYDYLGTEFRNGLKARREAGFCKVEDLSPFQRRLLRPDEPFS from the coding sequence GTGCGCACCATTTTTGGGCGGAACCTGCGCCATCTGGCAGAAAACTTTCCGTCAATCGCCGATCTGACCCGGCAGCTTGGCATCAACCGCACCCAGTTCAACCGCTATCTGGCGGGCGAAAGTTTTCCACGCCCTGACGTTCTGGACCGAATCTGCCGGTTTTTCGAGATCGACGCACGCATCCTGCTGGAACCTGTTGAAGAGATCCGCCTGTCACAAGAGCGCAGCGCCAATGGCGTTTTGACCGATTTTCTGGGGCTGCAATCCTCAACTGTATCGGAAGACCTGTTTCCATCGGGTTTCTACCGCTTTGCCCGGCGCAGCTTCATCAACCCGGATGACTTTGTAACCGGCCTGCTGCACATCTCCCGTCAGGGCTCCCAGACCAGCCTGAGGGGCTATGAGACAACAGCGGCGATGCGAACGCAGGATTTGCCAACCCATCCGCGAACGCGGGTCTTTGGCGGGTTGGTATTCCGTCAGGAAAACGGCATCGCGATCTTTGCCGCGCGGCGCAATGCCATGACATCCTCTTTCAACTATCTCACGCGGGTCGCGTCATTCGAGAACAACTTTTGGGTCGGCTATGTCACCCGCACGGTGGGCGAGGACGCTATCGGCACGCGCGCGACGCGGCTGGTCTATGACTACCTCGGGACCGAGTTCCGAAACGGCCTCAAAGCCCGCCGTGAGGCAGGCTTTTGCAAGGTCGAAGATCTGAGCCCGTTCCAACGCCGTCTGCTCCGCCCCGACGAACCCTTTTCCTAA
- the ilvN gene encoding acetolactate synthase small subunit → MSALKIKKGATSHSAYNLRPNFSDVIERHTLAVLVENEPGVLARVIGLFSGRGYNIDSLTVAEVDHTGHLSRITIVTSGTPQVIEQIKAQLGRIVSVHDVHDLTVEGASVERELAMFKVSGKGDHRVEALRLADIFRANVVDSTLESFVFEITGAPEKIDAFADLMRPLGLVEVARTGVAALSRGD, encoded by the coding sequence ATGTCAGCCCTAAAGATCAAAAAAGGCGCCACCTCGCACTCCGCCTATAACCTGCGTCCCAACTTTTCGGACGTCATCGAACGCCACACGCTGGCGGTGCTGGTCGAAAACGAACCGGGGGTTCTGGCCCGTGTGATCGGCCTGTTTTCGGGGCGCGGTTACAACATCGACAGCCTGACCGTGGCCGAGGTGGATCACACCGGCCATCTGTCGCGCATCACCATCGTAACGTCAGGTACGCCGCAGGTCATCGAACAGATCAAGGCACAGTTGGGCCGGATCGTTTCGGTGCATGACGTGCATGATTTGACGGTCGAAGGCGCCAGTGTTGAGCGCGAATTGGCGATGTTCAAAGTGTCCGGCAAAGGCGATCACCGTGTCGAAGCGCTGCGCCTTGCAGATATTTTCCGCGCCAATGTGGTGGACAGCACGCTGGAGAGTTTTGTGTTCGAGATCACCGGCGCGCCTGAAAAAATTGACGCATTTGCCGATCTGATGCGCCCGCTGGGCCTTGTCGAAGTGGCCCGTACCGGCGTGGCCGCCCTGTCGCGCGGCGATTGA